A part of Capsicum annuum cultivar UCD-10X-F1 chromosome 6, UCD10Xv1.1, whole genome shotgun sequence genomic DNA contains:
- the LOC107875929 gene encoding serine/threonine-protein kinase AtPK2/AtPK19: MAFPAQQEKTNHSTLANKLTHLKIPDSSSSSTDPDFDFSEVFGAPISSSPPSSSSNFLTDPQIIHSRSHSFVGPSPRITPSKPLPFHQEIDSESESDSDKVNKKTGCTDEGLVAVTKFGPGDFEILRMIGKGSFGKVFQVRMKGYGGEGDGEGDGILAMKVMRKDIVIKNNHVDYMRAERDILTKVEHPFIVQLRYSFQTRSKLYLILDFINGGHLFYHLYRQGIFSEDQARVYAAEIVSAVSHLHQRGIVHRDLKPENILMDAEGHVMLTDFGLAKEIDESSRSNSMCGTMEYMAPEIIQSKGHNKDADWWSVGVLLYEMLTGQPPFTHSNRKKLQEKIISEKLKLLPRLTGEAHSLLKGLLQKDPSKRLGSGPRGGDEIKSHKWFRTINWKKLDARELQPKFKPDVIGRDCTANFDKCWTTMPPDDSPASTPTTGEHFQGYTYVAPNRWLSSS; encoded by the exons ATGGCCTTTCCAGCTCAACAGGAAAAAACCAATCATTCTACACTAGCAAACAAACTGACCCACCTCAAAATCCCAgactcttcttcttcatctactGATCCAGACTTCGATTTTTCTGAAGTATTTGGTGCCCCTATTTCCTCTTCACCTCCATCATCTTCTTCCAACTTTTTAACTGACCCACAAATCATTCATAGTAGGTCCCACTCTTTTGTGGGGCCCTCACCAAGAATCACTCCCTCAAAGCCTCTGCCTTTTCACCAAGAAATTGATTCCGAAAGTGAAAGTGATAGTGATAAAGTTAATAAGAAAACTGGATGTACTGATGAGGGGTTGGTGGCAGTAACAAAATTTGGGCCAGGGGATTTTGAGATCTTGAGGATGATTGGTAAAGGTTCTTTTGGGAAAGTTTTTCAGGTGAGGATGAAGGGTTATGGTGGTGAGGGTGATGGTGAGGGTGATGGGATATTGGCTATGAAAGTTATGAGGAAGGACATTGTTATTAAGAATAACCATGTGGATTATATGAGAGCTGAGAGGGATATTCTTACCAAAGTTGAACACCCTTTTATTGTTCAGCTTAGATACTCTTTTCAG ACGAGGTCTAAGCTGtacttgattttggattttataaaTGGAGGACATCTTTTCTATCATCTATACAGACAAGGGATTTTCAG TGAGGACCAGGCGAGGGTTTATGCTGCTGAGATAGTTTCTGCTGTTTCACATCTTCACCAGAGAGGGATCGTGCACCGAGACCTCAAACCTGAAAATATTCTCATGGATGCTGAGGGACAT GTCATGCTGACAGATTTTGGACTGGCAAAAGAGATTGATGAATCAAGCAGATCAAATTCAATGTGTGGGACCATGGAATACATGGCCCCAGAGATTATACAGTCCAAAGGCCACAATAAAGATGCTGACTGGTGGAGCGTTGGGGTACTTCTGTATGAGATGCTGACTGGTCAG CCACCTTTCACACATTCAAATAGAAAGAAGCTTCAGGAAAAGATCATCAGTGAGAAACTGAAACTTCTACCACGTCTGACCGGTGAAGCTCACTCTCTTCTCAAAGGA TTGCTACAGAAGGACCCATCCAAAAGATTAGGCAGTGGACCAAGAGGGGGGGATGAGATCAAAAGTCACAAGTGGTTCCGAACAATCAATTGGAAGAAATTAGATGCCAGAGAACTACAGCCTAAGTTCAAACCAGATGTAATTGGCAGAGATTGCACTGCCAATTTTGACAAATGTTGGACTACGATGCCACCGGATGACTCACCAGCATCTACTCCGACTACAGGCGAACACTTCCAAGGTTACACTTATGTAGCACCAAATCGTTGGCTCTCCTCTAGTTGA
- the LOC107875928 gene encoding transcription factor MYB1R1: MSSACGDESSATEVTGAGEIMLFGVRVKVDPMRKSVSLNNLSQYEQPNINNSGGDSKNESLKVAADEGYASADDAVQHQSNCGRERKRGVPWTEEEHKLFLLGLQKVGKGDWRGISRNFVKTRTPTQVASHAQKYFLRRSNLNRRRRRSSLFDITTDSVSAMPKVEGENKQEIPVLAPATLPTVETTKTNALPVAPAVGPIMIPAQIDMSRDSPTLLRRDHGNSSMLVGAVPMFSLPNPSPVIDLNANQNTTIEPSPLSLRLSLSLDQGQASSTRHLGYQVMSSFSNGESIISVA; this comes from the exons ATGTCCAGCGCGTGCGGTGATGAATCATCGGCGACGGAAGTTACCGGCGCCGGTGAAATCATGTTGTTTGGCGTGAGAGTGAAAGTCGATCCTATGAGGAAGAGCGTCAGTCTCAACAATCTCTCACAGTACGAACAGCCGAATATTAACAACTCCGGCGGTGATAGCAAAAATGAATCGTTGAAAGTGGCGGCTGATGAAGGTTATGCCTCTGCAGATGATGCTGTTCAACATCAGTCTAACTGTGGACGTGAGCGTAAGCGAG GAGTTCCTTGGACGGAGGAAGAGCACAAGTTATTCCTTCTAGGATTGCAGAAAGTGGGTAAAGGAGACTGGAGAGGAATCTCTAGAAACTTCGTAAAGACTCGTACGCCGACGCAGGTTGCAAGTCATGCTCAGAAGTATTTTCTCCGTCGAAGCAACCTCAACCGCCGTCGTCGCCGATCTAGCCTCTTTGATATCACCACTGACTcg GTATCAGCAATGCCAAAAGTAGAAGGGGAAAATAAGCAAGAAATCCCAGTTCTAGCACCAGCAACATTGCCTACTGTAGAAACTACCAAAACAAATGCATTACCGGTGGCACCGGCTGTTGGTCCTATCATGATACCAGCGCAGATTGATATGTCAAGAGATAGTCCAACGCTGTTGCGACGCGATCATGGGAATTCATCAATGCTGGTTGGTGCTGTTCCTATGTTTTCACTGCCCAATCCATCACCAGTGATTGACCTTAATGCGAACCAGAACACAACAATTGAGCCCTCGCCTTTGTCACTGAGATTATCATTGTCACTTGATCAGGGACAAGCATCATCTACTAGACACCTGGGATATCAAGTCATGTCAAGCTTCAGTAATGGAGAAAGCATCATCAGTGTGGCATGA